In the genome of Hymenobacter cellulosivorans, one region contains:
- the xseA gene encoding exodeoxyribonuclease VII large subunit has product MPPLYNRRPDPGLSGPLPPAPLPLAELLVRVRQAVETRFAESYWVVAEIADLTPPRHDGGHCYLVLTDQHVTGRGAQLKAQARATIWSQRYQQLAPAFVDQTGQELQTGLKVMLRVQIKFHEQYGLSLDVLTIDPSYTVGDLARQRLETVRKLEAKGLLERQKRLPLALGPQRLAVISSPTAAGFQDFVQQLSESPYDFAVSLFPATMQGTEAPASILGALDAIRPRRATFDAVVIIRGGGAKTDLLAFDDYGLAAAVGAFPLPVLTGIGHERDEAVLDLAAHLALKTPTAVAAFLAERLARLDAVFNGYAERIHELARQQLSDAADLLQQAGRFVHRAAQEQLDEHRAELYHRIRKAATAPREQLRQQHRQLGRHRQGLRRAARRALAQQQQGLRTFGRQLAQRFRRLHRRRREQLLRHHYQLQLAAERLLHRATLRLSQLSPPRCPKQRPWPATATCSSLPTTSSPNTPCSPATRYGCCYPTLPWPPRLRTARHIWPPLHSLLQAPLLPNDQRYHLPPSH; this is encoded by the coding sequence ATGCCGCCCCTGTATAATCGTCGTCCGGACCCGGGCCTGTCTGGTCCGCTGCCCCCTGCCCCGCTGCCGCTGGCCGAGCTGCTGGTGCGTGTGCGGCAGGCCGTGGAAACGCGCTTCGCCGAGTCGTACTGGGTGGTAGCCGAAATTGCCGACCTGACTCCACCCCGCCACGACGGCGGCCACTGCTACCTCGTGCTCACCGACCAGCACGTAACCGGCCGCGGGGCCCAACTCAAGGCCCAGGCCCGGGCCACCATCTGGAGCCAGCGCTACCAGCAACTGGCCCCGGCCTTTGTCGACCAGACCGGGCAGGAGCTGCAAACGGGCCTGAAGGTGATGCTGCGGGTGCAGATTAAATTCCACGAGCAGTACGGTCTGAGCCTCGACGTGCTCACCATTGACCCCAGCTACACCGTGGGTGATTTGGCCCGGCAGCGCCTCGAAACTGTGCGCAAGCTAGAAGCTAAAGGCCTGCTGGAACGGCAGAAGCGGCTTCCTCTGGCTTTGGGGCCGCAGCGGCTGGCTGTTATTTCATCGCCCACCGCCGCGGGCTTCCAGGATTTCGTGCAGCAGCTCAGCGAGTCGCCCTACGACTTTGCCGTGAGCCTGTTTCCGGCCACCATGCAGGGCACCGAGGCTCCTGCCAGCATTCTGGGCGCCCTCGACGCCATCCGGCCCCGGCGCGCCACCTTTGATGCCGTAGTGATTATCCGCGGCGGCGGGGCCAAGACCGACCTGCTGGCTTTCGATGATTATGGCTTAGCAGCAGCCGTTGGAGCCTTTCCCCTACCCGTACTGACCGGCATCGGGCACGAGCGGGACGAAGCCGTCTTGGACCTGGCTGCTCATCTGGCCCTGAAAACGCCTACGGCGGTAGCGGCCTTTCTGGCCGAGCGCCTGGCCCGCCTCGACGCCGTATTCAACGGCTACGCCGAACGGATTCACGAACTGGCCCGGCAGCAGCTCTCCGACGCCGCTGATTTGCTCCAGCAGGCCGGGCGCTTCGTGCACCGCGCCGCCCAGGAGCAGCTCGATGAGCACCGGGCTGAGCTGTATCATCGTATTCGCAAGGCCGCTACTGCCCCAAGAGAGCAGCTGCGCCAGCAGCACCGGCAGCTCGGTCGGCACCGGCAGGGGCTGCGCCGCGCGGCCCGGCGTGCTTTGGCGCAGCAGCAGCAGGGTCTGCGCACATTTGGCCGGCAGCTGGCCCAGCGGTTTCGGCGGCTACACCGGCGGCGTCGCGAACAGCTGCTGCGCCACCACTACCAGTTGCAGCTAGCCGCCGAGCGTCTGCTGCACCGCGCTACGCTGCGCCTCAGTCAGCTTAGCCCCCCCCGCTGCCCGAAGCAACGGCCCTGGCCCGCCACGGCTACGTGCAGCTCATTACCGACCACCAGCAGCCCGAACACACCTTGCAGCCCGGCGACGAGGTACGGCTGCTGCTACCCCACCTTACCCTGGCCGCCCAGATTACGGACCGCACGCCACATCTGGCCCCCACTTCACTCCCTACTGC